In Arachis hypogaea cultivar Tifrunner chromosome 2, arahy.Tifrunner.gnm2.J5K5, whole genome shotgun sequence, a genomic segment contains:
- the LOC112749454 gene encoding uncharacterized protein isoform X2 produces MGPFFSKEREERKQRLKRERSDDRPGHLSQSRGYDQLFQTKALKSYDKSRLPPGWLDCPSFGQEIFGMIPSKVPLGESFNDCIAPGKRYSFKQVIHQMRVLGRKLGLVIDLTNTTRYYPVSDLKKEGIKHVKIQCRGRDSVPDNLSVNQFVYEVTQFVSRQKHSKKYILVHCTHGHNRTGYMIIHYLMRTTSMSVTQAIKIFSDARPPGIYKPDYIDALYAFYHEKKPEMVNCPPTPEWKRSSELDLNGEAVPDDDDDGEPVPHLNENHETDTRLTNDDVLGDEIPSDQQDAFRQFCYQTLKLGVGPRGHAQFPGSHPVSLNRENLQLLRQRYYYATWKADGTRYMMLITMDGCYLIDRNFNFRRVQMRFPCRGTEGLGEKTHHFTLLDGEMIIDTLPDSHKQERRYLIYDLMAINQVSVIERPFYERWKMLEKEVIEPRNTERQHIFQSRNPYYRYDLEPFRVRRKDFWLLSTVSKLLKEFIKKLSHEADGLIFQGWDDPYVPRTHEGLLKWKYAELNSVDFLFEVDDDHQLLFLYERGKKKLMDGNRVAFGDDSDPADYSGKIIECSWNSDNQEWVFLRVRTDKSTPNEFNTYRKVMRSIKDNITEEDLLNEINEIIRLPMYADRIKADSKATQHAIMARRNR; encoded by the exons ATGGGTCCTTTCTTTTCTAAG GAGCGCGAAGAGAGAAAACAACGATTGAAGAGAGAACGCTCTGATGACAGACCTGGGCATTTATCACAGTCACGTGGATATGATCAGTTGTTTCAAACTAAGGCCCTTAAATCATATGATAAAAGTAGGCTTCCACCAG GTTGGTTGGATTGCCCTTCATTTGGCCAGGAAATTTTTGGTATGATACCTTCTAAGGTTCCACTTGGTGAATCATTCAACGACTGCATTGCTCCTGGTAAAAGATACTCATTTAAACAAGTGATACATCAGATGAGAGTCTTAGGGAGAAAA CTTGGCTTGGTAATTGATTTGACAAATACTACTCGGTACTATCCAGTGTCAGATTTAAAGAAAGAGGGTATTAAGCATGTAAAG ATCCAATGCAGGGGGCGCGATTCGGTACCTGATAATTTGTCTGTGAATCAATTTGTCTATGAG GTCACACAATTTGTATCACGTCAAAAACACTCAAAGAAGTATATACTTGTTCACTGTACTCATGGACATAATCGTACTGGATACATGATTATCCATTATCTAATGCGTACTACATCAATGTCTGTTACTCAG gcaataaaaatattttctgatgCACGCCCTCCAGGAATCTACAAACCTGATTACATTGATGCATTGTATGCATTTTATCATGAAAAAAAGCCTGAAATGGTAAATTGTCCTCCTACTCCAGAATGGAAGAGATCTTCTGAACTTGATCTCAATGGTGAAGCAGttccagatgatgatgatgatggagaaccAGTCCCCCATTTGAAT GAGAACCATGAGACAGACACACGGTTGACAAATGATGATGTTTTGGGAGATGAGATACCTTCTGATCAGCAGGATGCATTCCGGCAGTTCTGTTATCAAACACTTAAATTGGGTGTTGGG CCCAGGGGACATGCACAATTTCCAGGTTCACATCCAGTTTCTCTTAACAG GGAGAATTTGCAGTTGTTACGACAACGTTATTATTATGCAACATGGAAAGCTGATGGTACAAGATATATGATGCTAATAACGATGGATGGGTGTTACTTAATTGATAGAAATTTCAACTTTCGAAGGGTCCAAATGAGGTTTCCCTGCAGGGGTACAGAG GGATTGGGCGAGAAGACCCATCACTTCACATTACTTGATGGTGAGATGATTATAGATACATTGCCAGATTCACATAAGCAGGAGAGAAGATACCTTATATATGATCTGATGGCAATCAACCAAGTATCAGTGATAGAG CGACCCTTCTATGAACGGTGGAAGATGCTTGAGAAAGAAGTAATTGAACCTAGAAATACAGAAAGGCAACATATTTTCCAGAGCAGGAACCCTTACTACAGATATGACCTGGAACCATTTAGG GTGAGGAGGAAAGATTTTTGGTTGCTCTCTACTGTCAGTAAGCTTTTAAAGGAATTCATTAAAAAGCTTTCACATGAGGCAGATGGTCTCATATTTCAG GGCTGGGACGATCCATATGTACCACGAACTCATGAGGGCCTGCTAAAATGGAAATATGCGGAGCTGAATTCAGTTGATTTTCTCTTTGAG GTCGATGATGATCACCAGCTACTTTTTCTCTATGAACGTGGAAAGAAGAAACTAATGGATGGGAATAGGGTTGCATTTGGAG ATGATTCAGATCCTGCTGATTATTCTGGAAAGATCATAGAGTGCTCTTGGAATTCTGATAATCAGGAATGGGTATTCTTGCGAGTGAGGACAGATAAATCAACTCCGAACGAGTTTAATACATACAGGAAG GTTATGCGAAGTATTAAAGATAACATCACTGAGGAGGACTTGTTGAACGAAATAAATGAGATAATTCGCCTTCCCATGTATGCTGACCGTATAAAAGCCGACAGTAAAGCCACTCAGCATGCTATTATGGCAAGGCGAAATCGGTGA
- the LOC112749454 gene encoding uncharacterized protein isoform X1, which produces MIVAMDLNASPVPEEDEDIFEGHVVEEYHAPEERVESAVDIARREREERKQRLKRERSDDRPGHLSQSRGYDQLFQTKALKSYDKSRLPPGWLDCPSFGQEIFGMIPSKVPLGESFNDCIAPGKRYSFKQVIHQMRVLGRKLGLVIDLTNTTRYYPVSDLKKEGIKHVKIQCRGRDSVPDNLSVNQFVYEVTQFVSRQKHSKKYILVHCTHGHNRTGYMIIHYLMRTTSMSVTQAIKIFSDARPPGIYKPDYIDALYAFYHEKKPEMVNCPPTPEWKRSSELDLNGEAVPDDDDDGEPVPHLNENHETDTRLTNDDVLGDEIPSDQQDAFRQFCYQTLKLGVGPRGHAQFPGSHPVSLNRENLQLLRQRYYYATWKADGTRYMMLITMDGCYLIDRNFNFRRVQMRFPCRGTEGLGEKTHHFTLLDGEMIIDTLPDSHKQERRYLIYDLMAINQVSVIERPFYERWKMLEKEVIEPRNTERQHIFQSRNPYYRYDLEPFRVRRKDFWLLSTVSKLLKEFIKKLSHEADGLIFQGWDDPYVPRTHEGLLKWKYAELNSVDFLFEVDDDHQLLFLYERGKKKLMDGNRVAFGDDSDPADYSGKIIECSWNSDNQEWVFLRVRTDKSTPNEFNTYRKVMRSIKDNITEEDLLNEINEIIRLPMYADRIKADSKATQHAIMARRNR; this is translated from the exons atgATAGTTGCTATGGACTTGAATGCATCGCCAGTCCCTGAGGAAGATGAAGATATCTTTGAGGGACATGTTGTCGAAGAGTACCATGCACCAGAGGAACGTGTTGAAAGTGCAGTTGACATAGCACGCCGG GAGCGCGAAGAGAGAAAACAACGATTGAAGAGAGAACGCTCTGATGACAGACCTGGGCATTTATCACAGTCACGTGGATATGATCAGTTGTTTCAAACTAAGGCCCTTAAATCATATGATAAAAGTAGGCTTCCACCAG GTTGGTTGGATTGCCCTTCATTTGGCCAGGAAATTTTTGGTATGATACCTTCTAAGGTTCCACTTGGTGAATCATTCAACGACTGCATTGCTCCTGGTAAAAGATACTCATTTAAACAAGTGATACATCAGATGAGAGTCTTAGGGAGAAAA CTTGGCTTGGTAATTGATTTGACAAATACTACTCGGTACTATCCAGTGTCAGATTTAAAGAAAGAGGGTATTAAGCATGTAAAG ATCCAATGCAGGGGGCGCGATTCGGTACCTGATAATTTGTCTGTGAATCAATTTGTCTATGAG GTCACACAATTTGTATCACGTCAAAAACACTCAAAGAAGTATATACTTGTTCACTGTACTCATGGACATAATCGTACTGGATACATGATTATCCATTATCTAATGCGTACTACATCAATGTCTGTTACTCAG gcaataaaaatattttctgatgCACGCCCTCCAGGAATCTACAAACCTGATTACATTGATGCATTGTATGCATTTTATCATGAAAAAAAGCCTGAAATGGTAAATTGTCCTCCTACTCCAGAATGGAAGAGATCTTCTGAACTTGATCTCAATGGTGAAGCAGttccagatgatgatgatgatggagaaccAGTCCCCCATTTGAAT GAGAACCATGAGACAGACACACGGTTGACAAATGATGATGTTTTGGGAGATGAGATACCTTCTGATCAGCAGGATGCATTCCGGCAGTTCTGTTATCAAACACTTAAATTGGGTGTTGGG CCCAGGGGACATGCACAATTTCCAGGTTCACATCCAGTTTCTCTTAACAG GGAGAATTTGCAGTTGTTACGACAACGTTATTATTATGCAACATGGAAAGCTGATGGTACAAGATATATGATGCTAATAACGATGGATGGGTGTTACTTAATTGATAGAAATTTCAACTTTCGAAGGGTCCAAATGAGGTTTCCCTGCAGGGGTACAGAG GGATTGGGCGAGAAGACCCATCACTTCACATTACTTGATGGTGAGATGATTATAGATACATTGCCAGATTCACATAAGCAGGAGAGAAGATACCTTATATATGATCTGATGGCAATCAACCAAGTATCAGTGATAGAG CGACCCTTCTATGAACGGTGGAAGATGCTTGAGAAAGAAGTAATTGAACCTAGAAATACAGAAAGGCAACATATTTTCCAGAGCAGGAACCCTTACTACAGATATGACCTGGAACCATTTAGG GTGAGGAGGAAAGATTTTTGGTTGCTCTCTACTGTCAGTAAGCTTTTAAAGGAATTCATTAAAAAGCTTTCACATGAGGCAGATGGTCTCATATTTCAG GGCTGGGACGATCCATATGTACCACGAACTCATGAGGGCCTGCTAAAATGGAAATATGCGGAGCTGAATTCAGTTGATTTTCTCTTTGAG GTCGATGATGATCACCAGCTACTTTTTCTCTATGAACGTGGAAAGAAGAAACTAATGGATGGGAATAGGGTTGCATTTGGAG ATGATTCAGATCCTGCTGATTATTCTGGAAAGATCATAGAGTGCTCTTGGAATTCTGATAATCAGGAATGGGTATTCTTGCGAGTGAGGACAGATAAATCAACTCCGAACGAGTTTAATACATACAGGAAG GTTATGCGAAGTATTAAAGATAACATCACTGAGGAGGACTTGTTGAACGAAATAAATGAGATAATTCGCCTTCCCATGTATGCTGACCGTATAAAAGCCGACAGTAAAGCCACTCAGCATGCTATTATGGCAAGGCGAAATCGGTGA